The Bradyrhizobium sp. CCBAU 051011 DNA segment GATCTTGGCGAGGAACTGCGCATAGTCGTTGGCATTGAGGAACGCCACGCGGGTGCCCTGCAGCTTCATCGCCTGGGCGAAGCTCGGCTCCCTGGTCGCCTTGGTGCAGGCGTCCTCGAGCTTGGCGCGCAACGGCGCCGGCGTTCCCTTAGGGACGAAGATGCCGCGCGCCACTTCGTACACGATGTTCATGCCGAGTTCCTTGAGCGTCGGCACGTCGGGCGCTTCCGGGTCGCGCTTCTCGCTTGCGATCGCGATGTAGCGCAGCACGCCGGCTTCGACCTTACCCTTCTGCGTCAGGTTGGAGTCTGTGAGGTTGACGTGGCCACCGAGCAGCGCGTTCATCCGCGGAGCCAGGCCGTCATATGACACGAACTTGAATTTCACGCCGGCCGCCTTCTCGATCATTGCCGGGAAGATATGGCTGGTCGAGCCGAGCGTGGCGCCGACCGTGATCTCGCCCGGCCGCCTCTTGGCGTCGTCGGCGAGCTCCTGCCAGTTCTTCCAGGGCGTTTTGGCGCTCGCGGTCAGCACCGAGGGCGTCGCTGAGACCAAGCAGATCGGCTCGAAGTCGCTGTATTTGACGTCACTGATGCCCGCGTAGAACGTCAGATGAATATAGTCGTGCACCGCGTAGACGGTGTAGCCATCGGGCGCCGCAGCCTTGGCCTCGCGCGCGCCGGTGGTGCCGGATACGCCGCTGACATTGGCGACGACCACGGGTTGGCCGATGTGCTTCTGAAGTTCGGCGGCGAACGGCCGAAAGATATTGTCGGTATCGCCGCCCGCGGCCCATGGCACGATCATCTTGATGGGGCGGTCGGGATATTGCGCCATCGCCGGCGCCGCCGATAAAGCAGCCAGCACCCCGGTCAGCGCGGCAGCGCCGGCCATCGTCACCAACGTCCTTGCCATCCGTCGTCTCCCGGTGTCGTCTCTCGTGGGCCTTTCAGGCTCTTTAGAGGATAATAACAGCCGAGCCCCGCAGGGGAAAGCCCTGCGGCGGCTCGCAACCCCGCTACGGCCAGCAGGTGAGGACGTGCTGCTGCCGTTCTAGTTTTCAATTCCGAGCTCCCACATCTCGTTACGACCCGACCCTAGGCGCGACGGAGATGTTCAACGCAGCCTCCGTCAGCTCCCCGGGCGGAGGCCGCGGTCGTTTTTTGACCGGTCACCGCTAAGCCAACGAATGCCTGTCGCGCCGTCCGACTTCAGCGCGGACGACGACGCAAGCGGTTCTTGTCGATGAGCTCGGCGCTGGCGCCGAAATTGCCGTTTTCTGTACAAGAAGCTGTTCGGCCCGAAGCCGCGGCCTGGCATTGTGCGTTGGTCGAGTAGATGCACTCGCCAGTCCCGCCGGCGAAATCGTCACCCTGAATGCAATAACGGTAATCCTTCGCCGAGGCCGCGTTTATGCCCGCTAGGAAGACAATTGCCGATGTCACGAAGGCAACAAATAAGATACGCATGTTTCCCTCCTAAAGCTAACGCGACATTCGTTGCGCCCGATCTCGGAAGCGCCGCGTGAGCTATTTCACACC contains these protein-coding regions:
- a CDS encoding DUF3551 domain-containing protein — protein: MRILFVAFVTSAIVFLAGINAASAKDYRYCIQGDDFAGGTGECIYSTNAQCQAAASGRTASCTENGNFGASAELIDKNRLRRRPR
- a CDS encoding tripartite tricarboxylate transporter substrate binding protein, with the protein product MARTLVTMAGAAALTGVLAALSAAPAMAQYPDRPIKMIVPWAAGGDTDNIFRPFAAELQKHIGQPVVVANVSGVSGTTGAREAKAAAPDGYTVYAVHDYIHLTFYAGISDVKYSDFEPICLVSATPSVLTASAKTPWKNWQELADDAKRRPGEITVGATLGSTSHIFPAMIEKAAGVKFKFVSYDGLAPRMNALLGGHVNLTDSNLTQKGKVEAGVLRYIAIASEKRDPEAPDVPTLKELGMNIVYEVARGIFVPKGTPAPLRAKLEDACTKATREPSFAQAMKLQGTRVAFLNANDYAQFLAKIDNENKVIMTDLGLIKK